The DNA segment cacatacacgcagctttgaCCGCAcactccttcttgcgccgggcgcgcgaccccattggtcgagcgcggaaaccaccttctagaacaatctaggtcattcgcggcacggtGAGTCATCGGTGCGGGAGCAAAGGAAAGGGCATCACTTTGGCACTGTCAAAGTTACTCCCTTTCCGTCGTCAACAAGGACAAACTTCgccaacattcgagaagaatcgacgctgcgcgcggccatgcccccgCGGCGCCACGCCGGGGAGCTAGTGGAGAGTTACGCAACCCCGGTGTTCCCTCCCcgctatttttgttttattttaccgcgcgcgggcgccattgcttacgcgcagcgcgggtttttttaaaaatatgcgccgaattttgtgacagtcaTACAAATATCATCAGGTCTGAGCGCGTCCAGTTGAACTTCTGGAGTAACGTTGAACAGTCAGGCTTCAATGTGATGCACCAAAATTTCGGCGGATGGGCGTTTTGAACTTCATGAGCTTCCTTAAGTCGGTACACGCGGCATGACACAGTGCCGGGATCTTTGGTCAGCCTTCTGCCATCGTAAAGAATGCGTCGCAGCGGCATATTCATCGTTAAGTGATTGCCGCGGTACTTGCACATTCTGCGCGCTAATATTCAATGCCTTTAGACTGTTTTCGATAGTGAGTGTGACTGGTCTGGCAGCGACTTTCTTCAGCCTATTCGGAGTTCCGGCCTGCGTATTTGTGCAGAACGTAAATCTTGTGCACGAATTAAATGTGCCAGTCGGCCTTGCGTACGAGAGAAGAGACTGCGCTCACTACCCGTAGTTCGCGGGTAATGTAAGTGATATAAAAAGACGGTTTTGTGAGATACAGTGATCGCTTATAAGAGGCCATGCCGGCTACGTTGGCGCACGCCATGAAACGAGCTTGATAAATTAACAACTGCCGTTATTTTTTAAAATTCCTCATTGTTTTTACGTTTCCCCTGTGGTTGTTAGCTGCAATTAGCATTGATTAGTGCGGCCTCAGTGCATCGAACATTTCTCATCAGTAGAGGTGAGCGAATATCCGAAATCTTTAGATAGCTGATCGGATGGCCTTTATTCATTTCGCTGAGCGAATCAAGTAGCACATGTTCAAAATGCTTCCAAACTAATCGACTGCGCTCTTAGGTTTTCGAGTAGTTTTCGAATATTTGACAGCAAGTTCAAACAGAGCCGCCGTAGTTACCTTTTTTTCGAAGACAGTTTTTAAAGAAATCATTTATAcacagaaattctggacaaaagcatttttgagcgaaaaACCGTTTATGGTCGCATTTTTTTACATAATTTAATACCACTATTACATTCAATGTATCCGCAGGTCGTCCGACCGAAGGAGACTCAGAGGGAATGCCCGCCTGCGCCAGAATATATGCTTCCGGACTACGGGGAGGCTCCTGGGAGGGGAAGGCCGGATCAGCCCGAAGGGCTGGTCTCATGGTAAGAGCGGCGTGACGAAGAACGTAAGTTTATGATTCGCGATTGACACGAGACTGGAGGACAGGCCTGCATAGAGGAGTGCATAAAGTTATTCATACCGCAGTATTTTGAAGAAATAAATTGTATTTTTTGATAGAGAGCTGGCCTTTTTAGTAAGTGGTTTACCAAAGGAGCTGCTACGCTTTCGATCTTTAACCATCTAAAAATATGCCTCAAAtccttcttgtagctgccgatgAAAGCGGAATGGTTGCCCGTGCTGGCACCGCATTAGCCGACGTGGAGATGGAGGTAAGCGAAGCATAAACGAACGCTTACAATACCTTTCTTGGCGTGCTTTGGCAGGTGCTCTCTATTTCTAAATGGTGCAATCGCGGCCCAGAATGAAAAAAACCAAGCAGTAAAGCAGTGGCACCGCACGGCGTTTGGCGGCATTCGTTAATTAAAGGAGTGTATGCTGCCAAATATCAATTCGATGGCATTAGTGTTTACGTAAGGAGTAGAATCCGCCAGAGATGTAAAAAATTTGGTGATTAGCCGAGAGtggtcacgtcaccttgtgacgtcatcgcaacgtgCCCGCCACGTTGTGAGCACAGCTatctgcagctagcagtccgaatatgacGGTTGGTGCAGCGACAATTTCGAATAAAATGACGGAAACACACACAAAAGTTGCAGCAGAAACTGTAGCAGATGTGATCTAATCCTATACCATTCCACTTTAAAGGTGGCCTAAGCGTCCCCAGAGTTTCATTATTTCCGTATTCTAACTGGCAAGACTGTCTTTCCATTTACAATATATAGGTCTTCTTGTAATTCGATGATCCTGTATTGCGGATTCGTCCTTGAATGCATGAAATTCACCACTAAAAAGCACAGAGAAATGTTCCCTTTCGGCACCTTTAAAACGGTGAGAATCGAGAGATGGCTGGGAGATGGCTGACATCGCAAAACAACTAAGGGAGGGGACACAAATCACAAATGCATATGTATTGCTCCTTCATGTTTTTGCGCTAAGGAACCGCatgtgaattacccactagcccgaaccatcaccgtTCTAAGACTCCCGTAGAACCTATGGGTAACATGCTACATGTACGACGTGGTTTCTGAAGCTGGGCAAGCCATTTAACCTCTTGGAACTTGATTCACCTTGACGCAGAGGCTGCAACTTTGCCgaaaaaactgcgcgaagacgaCGGGGCATCTCTCTCTTCTTGTCCCATCGTTTGCGTGCAGTTATTTTTGGCAGTCACTATGAACCTACCAGCCAACATCATGTATAACAGCAACATTTAAACCTCGCTGCCCCATAAACTTACTGCTACCAGCGATCGCCATCCCTGGTCTCCTGAAAGCAAACATTACTTCTTGCCACTCTGCACGCGCGCCTAACGTAGGCATTCGAGGCCTACTGGGAGACTGACAGAGAAATCCCGCCTTCGAGTTCCGGCGATGCGCTTCCAGACCACTGGGAGGCTCCTGCGAGCAGCGGTCGGGACCTGCCCGAAGAACCATCTTCACGGGAAGAGCAGCACGACGAAAAATGGAAGTTTACGATTCGAGATTGACACGAGACATGAACAGAGGCCTCCGTAGAGGAGTGCATATAGTTATTGATACCGCAGTATTTGGAATAAGGAATATGCAAAGGCTTTTAGCTGCTTGCTTCGCTATTCTATGATACATAATGAGAAACCAGTATTCtttattttcgcgcacgccgGTGCTCATGAAGGGGTGAAGGATGTCCCTTGTGACGTACTCACATCGGAAGGAAATTCCTTCCCTTTGTAGCGGCGACCGCCCATCACTTGACCGACGTTCCTCAACACACTTTGGTGGTATGGGCGGGGTCGGGGGCCGGATGGTcgtttttctctgcaaagcgaCGGAAGGCTTATTTCAGTATGAAGAATGTTTCTGGTACGTGGCTAGAACATTTTGCTATCGGCGGCAGACGTTTATGGGATGCATGcatctgttcgaaaaaaaaacactgtttttgTAGCATGCTTTGTCAATTATTCGGCTTGTATCAGCGGATGGAGCATGTACTATCGGCCACAAAAGGCTACAGGTTACGGGTTGCGGCTCTGCGAGAAAATTTTATTTGAATCTAGCGCCGTAAATGTCCGAGAGTGTTTGGAAAGGATCACGTGTCATTTGCTGGTACTGGGAGGCTGGGTCGTGAGGTTGCGCAACAGTAATTGTCTTTTCCGAGAACACGCATGCAAGCAGAAAACTTTTGAGGCCGGCAGTATATACGTTTCCCTGCAACTTAGGTCATGTGTATGGGTCACGCGCCTTCACCAAGGTATCGTTGTCCTCAGACCCAGCATTCTTTAAAATTTCGCTGTCTATATTGAATTTCAGGATTTTCGAGGTGCATGCATATTTATTTGCCACCACTTCAGTAATGCAGTAGTGTTAttttaaaagaattttttttagaaTCTGGCCTTTTTTAGTGCCACGATAAGTTATTTACCAACAAAGCTGCTGCGCTTGCCATCTTTAACCATCAAAAACATGCCTCAAATCATGTATTTCAGCTTACGAAGGAAGCGGAATTGTTGCGCGTGCTGACTGCACCAGCGAAACGGCATTGGCCGACGTGGAGAGGGAGGTAAGTAAAGCATGCACGTACGTTTACAATACTTTTCTTGGAGTGTTTTGACAGGGGCTGTCTATATCTAAAAGGAGCAGTCGCGACCCTGAGCGAACTAACCAAGCAGTAAAGCACTGGCACCGTACAGTGGTTGGCGGTATTCGTTAAAAAAAGCATGTATGCGGCCAAATTTAAACGCGAGAGCATTATTGTTTACGAAAACAGTGAAATCCACGGTAGATGTAAAAAAAATTCGTTGGTTGGCTGCGAGATGGTCACGCAACCTTGTGACGTTATCGCAACGTGCCCACCACGTTGTGAGCAAAGCTATCCGCAGCAAGCAGTACGAAAATAGCGGTTGATGGACTGACAGtttcaaagaaactgacgcaaacccGCGAAGAAGTTGCAATATAAGCTTTCGCATTACAGCTTTGAAGATGGCCTAAGCGTCTCTATAGTTTCATTCTTTCCCTATCCTAACTCGGAATACTGTCTTTGCCTATACCAAATATAGCTCTCCTCGCAGGATTCGGTGATGTTCTATTGCGGGTGCGTCCTCATTATGCTTTATTGCATGAAATGCCGCACTAACAAGCGCAGCACAATTTTTCGTTTCGGCACCTTTAAAACAGTGAGAATCGGGAGATGGCTGTCGCGGCggccgctgccttctttcccCACGGTAGGAAGAGTTTTTCTTAAGGCATACAGCTGAACCTCGTTGTAACTAAGTGGAAGGGCTCGGCGGTTACTTCGTTGTAGCCATagtttcgttatagcccgtgttgacagaagttccaaggggaatcgtcattggttcgttatatccgttattttgttataaacagtttcgttataacgaagttcgaCTATATTTTGATTGCTTTCTCGGGATATGCACATTGTAAATCAGCTCAATCTTGAAAAAATCTCAAGTACATTTTAAAAACGTAGCGACACCTGCTTGAACTCAATACTCAGTACAAAAATTTATCACCCCATGTGCGTGCGAAATCACTCACCAAATCATAGTGCCCGTCCATTTATGCGTTATACATAATTAACCACCACTCCGTGTACACGCTTTCATGCGTTTTTGGCGGGCTCAAGCTTCGGCCGGTGCAGCTATCTGTACCACACTTAAACGCCAACTTCACTCTTCTGGCGGGCTGCACGAGTCAACCCATTTTCACGCGTACGTTTTTTTCTGGGGGCAAGGGGGGGCTACCGGACACCTAATCGGAAATTCGCTCCAGGATGACGACGACTACCGCTATTACGGCGTGAAACACTTCAATCCTAGCTTTAACAGCCAACGCTGTAAAATTTACCCTGTATGCCCGAGCCCCCACTTTGCCGTTGAGCGGCTGGAGAACACGGCGGAATAATATACGCAGGTGAAATCGGAAAACGTCAGTCTTGTCGGTAAGGCATGCTCGAGTTCCTCACCTCGGGCAAGTCAACAGTCAAGGGTGCCCCGGTGGGAGTGTTCACGTTGAAGGCGCTCTCCAAGGGACTGCACTTCGGCCCGTATCACTTAGTCAAGGTGCACGGAATCGAAACTGGCGGCTGCACCCGGCCGGTAAGCTTGCCCGGCCAATGCGTAGAACACTCAGACTCAGGTTGCAAAGGCTCTTATAGACAAAGTTCGAAACACCTGGGCTGTAATTGCACTAGGCTGCTCGCATTTTTACTCTGTCCCGGACTTGCAAGTGCATACGAGGTGAGTTTTTCTTTGGGACAGATTATGCTGCTATACGTGCCATTGTTGTGTGAGAGGGAAAGATTGCAGCGGATGATTCTAGTTGCAAACCACATATCTGGAATTCAACGAAAATGCGCACTTTCCAACGTCATTGTATTATACTGTACGCCTGCACTAACAGGCCGCGTTATTATAATGTCagaggaaaaacagaaaaaaaatctgtagGAATGTTCACCTACGGTTGTCAGTTCCTCATCATTTTGCCAAACTTCTTTGGCCCGCAAAAAGGGAGACATAACCATACATCGCTGAGTCACCCGATCCACCATTAGGGGCCTTTTTATTTTCCTGCAAATATTTCGCGTAATCTCAGGTATGGCTACCGGTGCTGGTGCACGCTAAACCATCCCGCTCACAGTAAAAGAGTCGCACTCGCAAGCCAAGCTGGAAGCTTTAGCGTAAGCTGAAGGCTAAGCTAAAAGGTGCCAAAAATTATTCATTTCAAGAAGAATATTAATTACTCTTGAAATGAACTCCACTATCTTGGACAAGGTGAATGCAGTAGCATTCATGCACCTTTAAGGAAGCTGATGTTGGTTGTTTTATATCGCTGACAATGGCACTGCACGGACCGCAGTGTTTGGTAGCCCGGGCTGTCCTGTTTTTTTATCCGCCAAATAAGTTGTCAGTAAACCAAAATACCTTGTTCCATGCTGCTATTTGGCATCAGaagcccttgtgccataaaaatttaaaatcatcatcatcatcaaaataagTTGTATATTTTTTAGTTCCATATTTCCAAAATCTTCCTGGCGGCGCCAGGTGGCGCCAGGTACGCGGCAGGCTGCGCGCGTGTCTGCAGCATCCGGGCCAATCATGCGTGCTCGCAGGCGGTGGGCGGGCTTCAGAtacttcggtaacggtaacaggGTACACGGTACGCTAACGGTGTCTCGATGGCCACAGAAACCATCCGTGTAACAGCGCTCAGTGGCCTTACAGTGGACAGACTGGTCGGTTCGACGGCCTTCAAAATGCCCATGTGACAGAGGTATAAGATTACAAAACGAAATACTGGCCCGTTCCTGGACACCTAAAATTTCCGCCTCGTTTTTTTGCGCCTGTTGTTTCACGTTAGTACGATCGCTGAAACATTATACTGTTGAAACGCTGCGTTCCGCAGGTGCACCGATGTGGAGAGTTCTTCGTGGTAGAAGGCCGCCCGGAAGAGCGCAACCACTGGATGAACGACGTGAACTACTCGCCCAGCAAGCGTACACAAAACCTCGAGGCCTCGCTCGTGAACAGCGACATCTACTACCGCACACTAAGAAAGGTCGACCccggagaataataataataataataataataatattaataataataataataataataataataattggtttttggggaaaggaaatggcgcagtatgtgtctcatatgtcgttggacacctgaaccgcgccgtaagggaagggataagggagggagtgaaagaagaaaggaagaaaggggtgccatagtggtgggctccggagtaatttcgaccacgtcgggatcattaacgtgcactgacatcgcacagcacacgggcgccttagcgtttttcctccataaaaacgcagccgccgcggtcgggttcgaacccgggaactccggatcagtagtcgagcgccccggAGAAGAACTACTCGTTGTATGTTCAACGTCGTTCACCAAGAGTCTGCTCGGGAACTCAACAGGACGAGGGGCGTTGAAAGAAGGTGAGAAGAAGCTTGTCCTGCACTCCTTAGCTTTTAGATTATAATCGGTTGATAGCGTATGCAAGCTGCGAACATGCCtgattcatcaccatcatcagcctgactacacccactccagggcaaaggcctctgccatgtctctccatttaaccctatcctttaccagctgccctcaccctatgcctgcaaacttgcaAAAATGCTCCATGTGGGCCGCCCATCACCTAGCGCAGAGAAGCTGTTCGCTTCAATTATACG comes from the Amblyomma americanum isolate KBUSLIRL-KWMA chromosome 1, ASM5285725v1, whole genome shotgun sequence genome and includes:
- the LOC144106324 gene encoding histone-lysine N-methyltransferase PRDM7-like; translated protein: MLEFLTSGKSTVKGAPVGVFTLKALSKGLHFGPYHLVKVHGIETGGCTRPVHRCGEFFVVEGRPEERNHWMNDVNYSPSKRTQNLEASLVNSDIYYRTLRKVDPGE